The segment CGCACATGCTGAGCTGTCGGCAAGGATTTCGATGAAATGAAAACGTCACGTGGACGCAATCGTCGCCAGCTCACCGGCGATTGGCAAGCATGGCTTCTCCCGGGGGGCCCCGCGAGTTGGGGCACGACGCCGGCGGGGGGGGGGGGGGGGGGGCCCCCGGGCCCCCCCCGGGCCCCCCCCGAAACCCCCCGGGGACCCGGGGGGGGGGCTCCCCCAAAACCGATCCACCGATGGAGTGTTACCCACCGACGCACTTAACGCCCACCTGGTTGGTCGATGTCGGCACCGGTTCGTCATCCTCGATATACCAGTCGGCAGGATACGACGATCGATGTTGCGCACTTCTAAAACTACGGTCCTGCGCCAACTGAGCCATGAAACCTGCTTACCACGGGTTTGCCCGCGGCGCAAGGAAATTGTGTCGTTTCTGAAAAGGACCTTTCGGCCATCCGATATGGTGCGTCGCGCCAAACACATGACCGGCTCGCCTACCCAGCCACGCGACCCGAGCTTCGCCCACATGACCAAGCGACATGCCCCCCAACCGTCCAAGCAGCTTCGATGGATCGCGTCGTGCCAAGCGGTGCCTTGCACCTTGACACTCGCGCCGGACTGAGGCTTACTCGCGAGCGCCATGCATTCGCCTCTTCGCAGCGCGCTCCTCGGGATTCTCGCCTTCGCCCCCGTTTCGCTCGCCCTGGGCTGCGAAGAAAAGTCACCGTGCGAAACCATTTGCGTTCGCGTCGCAGAATGCCGGCGCCAAGTGCCCGACGATGAAAAGATGCTCGGCGAAAAAACACCGAGCCGCGATCTGAGGTGCAAAGAACGTTGCCAAAGCAACCCAGATGGCTTCGCCGCGTGCGAGCAAAAAAAACGACTCTGTCCAGATCTGCTCGCTTGCACGGGCAGATTGTGACAAATCCCCCTTCCCTTTGCGCCAACCAGAACGCAAATCACATGCGACGACAGTAAAGCGATTGCCAGGAAAAACGCCCCACGGAGAAATCAATGCACAAACTCGTCCTCGTTCGTCATGGCGAAAGCCAATGGAATAAGGAAAATCGTTTTACCGGCTGGGTGGATGTGCCCCTCAGCGAAAAAGGCGTCGAAGAAGCTCGGGCCGCGGCCAAAATGATCGCCGCAGAAGGTCTGGCTTTCGACGTGGCCTACACGTCCGTCCTGAAACGCGCCATCAAGACGTTGTGGATCGTGCTGGAAGACCTCGACACGATGTGGATCCCCATCGTCCAGGATTACCGCGCAAACGAACGCATGTACGGCGCCCTCCAAGGGCTCGACAAAGCCGAAACCGTCAAAAAACACGGCGAAGCTCAGGTGAAAATCTGGCGCCGCAGCTACGACATTCCCCCGCCCGCCATGAGCCCGGACGATCCAAGCTGGCCCGGCAAAGACGTGCGGTATGCGCAAATCCCACCCGACCAAATCCCGGCGAGCGAATCGCTCAAAGACACCGTGGCGCGGTTTCTCCCACTATGGAATTCGCAAATCGCTCCCGCCATCCGCAATGGAAAACGCGTCATCATCGTCGCTCATGGCAATAGCCTCCGCGCCCTCATCAAATACCTCGACAACGTGTCGGATCAAGACATCGTCGAAATGAACATCCCCACCGGCATCCCGCTGCTCTACGAATTGGATGCGAACCTGAAACCCGTCTCGCGAAGATACCTCGGCGACGAAGAAGCCGCCAAAGCAAAAGCCCAAGCCGTCGCCAATCAAATCAAAGCGTAAACGTCCCGCATTCAGCGCCGCCCGAGCTTCTTCCGGCGCTGCTCGAGCGCTCGAGACAACCCCTGCTCGAGCGACGCACACGTCACCGTATTTCCCAAATCAGCGCCCCCCTCGACGAGCGTTCGCGCCGTCTCGGGCCCAATTCCCACCAAAATCGTCTGGCAACCAAGAAGCCCAATCGCGCGAACCGCACGCATGAGCAAATCGGCAATGTCGACGTCGATTTCACCAGCGCCCGTCACATCCATGATCACCGTCTCGGTCCCACGCTCACTCACCTCCGTGAGCACGCGCTCGACCGCATTGGCCAATCTGCCGTGCGACAAACTCCCCACGAGCGGCACCAAGAAAATGCCCTTCCAGACCGCAAGCACCGGCACCGACAAACTATTGATGATTTTCGCTTGCGTCTCGATGATGGTTTGCTGCTGCGCAGCCTCCGCTTCGAAACGCTCTTTCTCACGAAGGTGGGATCGGTGATCGGAAACATCCATGATCAACCCGACGAGCCCGATGATCGCGCCCGACGTGTCGTACACCGGGGTTTTTCGCGTCCACAAAACCTTGATCGACCCGTCCGCTCGCGTGATCAATTCTTCGTTCAAATCACAAAGACCAGTGTTGAACACCATGTCGTCGTGCTCCCAAAACACCTTCGCCTGTTCGGGAGGAAAATAATCGGGGTCGGTCTTGTTGAGCAGCTCGTCCCGCGGGCGCCCAACGAGCTCGCAAAACGCGCGATTGAACGCTACCCACCGATGCTCACGATCCTTGAAAAACCAAGGATCCGGCATTCCATCGGCCATCGACTGGAGCGTTGCCGCAGGGTCCAAAATCGGCGTTGTCATGAGCACCAACCTCCTTGCACATCCGAGGGGGTAACTCTGTGTTACGCCAATTCGCGCCAAGACAGAAGAACGAACGTCACGTCACGGACGCAAATTCGAGCACACTTGCAGCATTCATTCCGTACGCAAGAACGCAGCTTTGATGCGCTTGACGCCCCAGCCGGAAAAACGCACGGTCGCGATGGGATCGTCACCCGGATCCACTTCGACAATCACACCCACACCGAATTTTTCGTGCATGACGCGCGCCCCGCGCAAAAGGCCGCCTTCTCCCGAAGAATCGAACGCCTCTCGTTCGACGTAACGTTCCCCCGCAGGTCGCGCCGGTAGCGCCGCCGCAGGCGCTCGATTTGCCGCAGCCGGGACACCTTGACGATCCATCGGATGCGACCACGTGCCTCGAGCGCGTTCGGGAGCTGCGCGAGATACATCCCGCCATTGCAATTCGCTCGCCGCCGCAGGCGTCAGGATGGCTTGCACGGCACCATTCGGAAAGTCAGCCAAAAATCGGCTTGGTACGCCAAAACGAGTGTTGCCGAAGATCATCCGCCGCTTGGCATGCGTCACGTGAAGCCGTTCGCGAGCACGCGTGACCGCGACATACGCCAATCGTCGCTCCTCCTCCATGTCTTCATTGCGCCTTGGATCGGGACTCTTGAACGGAAAAATTTCGTCTTCCATTCCGGTAATGAACACGGAATCGAATTCGAGCCCCTTGGCGGCATGAACCGTCATCATGGAAACGCGCGGAGCGTCTTCCATCGAATCGATGTCGCTCGAGAGCGTCACGCGTTCGAGATAACCTGAAAGATTGCCGATTTGTCCTGCTGCCGCTGCTTCGGCTTCATAATCGAGAATCGAACCGATGAGCTCTTGCAGGTTTTGCTTTCGCGCATCGCTCTCGGCGCTGTCGTCTTCGTCGAGCATCCGAGCATAGCCGGTGATATCGAGCGTTTCGCGAGCGATTTGGCTGGGAGGAGCCGTGGCCGCTTTTTCGCGCAATCGTTCGATGATGTCGCGAAATCCCATGAGAGCCTTCTTCGCAGCTCCCGCAAGACCTCCGCGTTCGACCAGTGGAACGATGGCGTCGTAAAGCGTTACGCCAAGGGCATTGGCAGCATGCGTGAGTTTGTCGACGGTCGTTTGCCCAATTTTCCGCGAAGGGACGTTGATGATTCGCTCGAGATCGACGTCGCTCCGCGGATTGTCGATGATACGCAAATACGAGAGCAGATCCTTGACCTCGGCGCGTTCGAAAAAGCGCATGCCTCCAATGATTTGATACGGAATGCGTTCGGCGCGAAGAACTTCTTCGAGAACGCGTGATTGAGCGTGCACGCGGTAAAAAATCGCGATTTCGCCGAGAGCAATGCCAGCAGCTTCGAGCTCGCGAACGCGTTCGGCTACCCAAGCCGCTTCGTCGTGCTCATTTTGAGCCGCGACGACCACGATCGCATCGCC is part of the Polyangiaceae bacterium genome and harbors:
- the gpmA gene encoding 2,3-diphosphoglycerate-dependent phosphoglycerate mutase; translation: MHKLVLVRHGESQWNKENRFTGWVDVPLSEKGVEEARAAAKMIAAEGLAFDVAYTSVLKRAIKTLWIVLEDLDTMWIPIVQDYRANERMYGALQGLDKAETVKKHGEAQVKIWRRSYDIPPPAMSPDDPSWPGKDVRYAQIPPDQIPASESLKDTVARFLPLWNSQIAPAIRNGKRVIIVAHGNSLRALIKYLDNVSDQDIVEMNIPTGIPLLYELDANLKPVSRRYLGDEEAAKAKAQAVANQIKA
- a CDS encoding PAS domain-containing protein, producing MTTPILDPAATLQSMADGMPDPWFFKDREHRWVAFNRAFCELVGRPRDELLNKTDPDYFPPEQAKVFWEHDDMVFNTGLCDLNEELITRADGSIKVLWTRKTPVYDTSGAIIGLVGLIMDVSDHRSHLREKERFEAEAAQQQTIIETQAKIINSLSVPVLAVWKGIFLVPLVGSLSHGRLANAVERVLTEVSERGTETVIMDVTGAGEIDVDIADLLMRAVRAIGLLGCQTILVGIGPETARTLVEGGADLGNTVTCASLEQGLSRALEQRRKKLGRR
- a CDS encoding UvrD-helicase domain-containing protein — translated: MTEIVAFPQPAIPQPADELNEPQARAVAHVDGPIVVFAGAGSGKTRVITYRIANLLACHHVPPFRILAVTFTNKAAGEMRRRVASLVGDEIAKELWIGTFHATCARLLRRFHDAAGLERNFVIYDDSDQRAVVTRVLKELSLDEKRYPPRQVLSRIHREKQEGRGPDSFESQGFFDDVIIKVYEGYEKYLRKANAVDFDDLILRVLHIAEDEQSMVGDELRARFRHVLVDEFQDVNQVQYRLVRALAASRNLCVVGDDDQSIYRWRGADVRIVRNFRRDFPDTTIVKLEQNYRSVGNIVSTALGVIKPAKDREPKEIWTARDSGDAIVVVAAQNEHDEAAWVAERVRELEAAGIALGEIAIFYRVHAQSRVLEEVLRAERIPYQIIGGMRFFERAEVKDLLSYLRIIDNPRSDVDLERIINVPSRKIGQTTVDKLTHAANALGVTLYDAIVPLVERGGLAGAAKKALMGFRDIIERLREKAATAPPSQIARETLDITGYARMLDEDDSAESDARKQNLQELIGSILDYEAEAAAAGQIGNLSGYLERVTLSSDIDSMEDAPRVSMMTVHAAKGLEFDSVFITGMEDEIFPFKSPDPRRNEDMEEERRLAYVAVTRARERLHVTHAKRRMIFGNTRFGVPSRFLADFPNGAVQAILTPAAASELQWRDVSRAAPERARGTWSHPMDRQGVPAAANRAPAAALPARPAGERYVEREAFDSSGEGGLLRGARVMHEKFGVGVIVEVDPGDDPIATVRFSGWGVKRIKAAFLRTE